In Archangium violaceum, the following are encoded in one genomic region:
- the gltJ gene encoding adventurous gliding motility protein GltJ, giving the protein MRFVCDSCRAQYMISDDKVGAKGVKVRCKKCGYNIVVRPAGSAPAKDEETEAANGNGTATSQGQSNNDSFGLPASLGTPPEGGIFSGVEDDELGAVFDQVLNSGSHRIPAGEAVGDGPAQLDASALSDAGETVRKLAEAEAGSAKPAAAHEWFVAIDEKQVGPLSLEKVKDHWEKGEVGPDSLCWRAGFSDWIPLSEASELASVLAPRPTKAVIVEPAPVASSSSAASGPVESAFSAGGPSKGAKANTPAPVGPSAQESGWKPSAASVLASLVKEENEALTKPAAKAPVEEKAKPVVSGLLDVPPPESAPVAAPSPMMAEPPAPASPYLPPPPAPAYAQPPPQAYAQPYAAPPGPQYAPPAGYPGYPPPAAQAPKQGGKMGLIIGVAVGVLLVGGGAGFYFATKSSGQTETPPATTQQAVAQAPATAQPKPADLPPMPPPPAAVAQNTAGTPAGAATQPATAQPATTPPPAPAVAAANPGTAPAANPPAPTQPAQTEPVKPSEPQQVARAEVPDRGGAKRGTARPASSRPASNDDDEETITASRGSTASKPAARPSGDADDEFDELFGTKKPGKTESASGRNAPTAYIPPEPGGGATLEKLGQSDIMQVVLANKPAIVKCVNEQKKKDPGLSGKLVMRWIIQTNGKTKNVSCQTSEFRSTYMATCISGLIKGWTFPKHKVQGDSIDFPFTF; this is encoded by the coding sequence ATGCGTTTCGTCTGCGATAGCTGCCGCGCGCAGTACATGATCAGCGACGACAAGGTTGGCGCGAAGGGCGTCAAGGTTCGTTGCAAGAAGTGCGGCTACAACATCGTGGTTCGTCCAGCCGGCTCGGCGCCGGCGAAGGACGAGGAGACCGAGGCCGCCAACGGCAACGGTACGGCCACGTCACAGGGTCAATCGAACAACGACAGCTTCGGGCTGCCCGCGTCGCTGGGCACGCCTCCCGAGGGCGGCATCTTCAGCGGTGTCGAGGATGACGAGCTGGGCGCCGTGTTCGATCAGGTGCTCAACTCCGGATCTCACAGGATTCCGGCGGGCGAGGCGGTCGGAGACGGCCCGGCCCAGCTGGACGCGTCGGCGCTGTCCGACGCGGGCGAGACGGTGCGCAAGCTGGCGGAGGCCGAGGCGGGTAGCGCGAAGCCCGCGGCCGCGCACGAGTGGTTCGTCGCCATCGACGAGAAGCAGGTGGGCCCGCTGTCGCTCGAGAAGGTGAAGGACCACTGGGAGAAGGGCGAGGTCGGTCCGGACAGCCTGTGCTGGCGCGCGGGCTTCAGCGACTGGATTCCGCTCTCGGAGGCCTCGGAGCTGGCGTCGGTGTTGGCGCCGCGTCCGACCAAGGCGGTCATCGTGGAGCCGGCGCCGGTGGCGTCTTCCTCGTCTGCGGCTTCCGGACCGGTGGAGTCCGCCTTCAGCGCGGGTGGTCCCTCGAAGGGGGCGAAGGCCAACACGCCGGCACCGGTGGGTCCGTCCGCGCAGGAGTCGGGCTGGAAGCCGTCGGCCGCGAGCGTGCTCGCCTCGCTGGTGAAGGAGGAGAACGAGGCGCTGACGAAGCCAGCGGCCAAGGCGCCCGTGGAGGAGAAGGCGAAGCCCGTGGTCTCGGGGCTGCTCGACGTGCCTCCGCCGGAGTCCGCGCCCGTGGCGGCGCCGAGCCCCATGATGGCCGAGCCGCCCGCCCCGGCGTCGCCGTACCTGCCGCCTCCGCCGGCACCGGCCTATGCGCAGCCGCCTCCGCAGGCCTATGCACAGCCGTACGCCGCGCCCCCGGGGCCGCAGTATGCGCCGCCGGCGGGGTACCCTGGCTATCCGCCGCCGGCCGCACAGGCGCCGAAGCAGGGCGGCAAGATGGGGTTGATCATCGGCGTGGCCGTGGGCGTGCTGCTGGTGGGCGGCGGCGCGGGGTTCTACTTCGCGACGAAGTCCTCGGGGCAGACGGAGACGCCGCCCGCGACGACGCAGCAGGCCGTGGCGCAGGCGCCGGCGACGGCCCAGCCGAAGCCGGCGGATCTGCCGCCCATGCCGCCTCCTCCGGCGGCGGTGGCTCAGAACACCGCGGGCACGCCCGCGGGGGCCGCGACGCAGCCGGCGACGGCTCAGCCCGCCACGACCCCGCCGCCCGCGCCGGCGGTTGCGGCGGCGAACCCTGGGACGGCACCGGCCGCGAACCCGCCGGCCCCGACGCAGCCCGCGCAGACCGAGCCCGTGAAGCCTTCCGAGCCTCAGCAGGTGGCCCGTGCGGAGGTGCCGGATCGCGGTGGCGCCAAGCGTGGCACCGCGCGTCCCGCGTCGAGCCGTCCCGCGTCGAACGACGATGACGAGGAGACGATCACGGCTTCGCGCGGCAGTACCGCCAGCAAGCCGGCGGCGCGCCCGTCGGGTGATGCGGACGACGAGTTCGATGAGCTCTTCGGGACGAAGAAGCCCGGCAAGACGGAGAGTGCGTCCGGTCGCAACGCGCCCACGGCCTACATCCCGCCGGAGCCTGGCGGTGGTGCGACGCTCGAGAAGCTGGGTCAGTCGGACATCATGCAGGTGGTGTTGGCCAACAAGCCGGCCATCGTGAAGTGCGTGAACGAGCAGAAGAAGAAGGATCCAGGTCTGAGCGGCAAGCTGGTGATGCGCTGGATCATCCAGACGAACGGGAAGACGAAGAACGTGTCTTGCCAGACTTCTGAGTTCCGCTCGACTTACATGGCGACCTGCATTTCCGGGCTGATCAAGGGCTGGACCTTCCCGAAGCACAAGGTGCAGGGCGACTCGATCGACTTCCCGTTCACCTTCTAA
- a CDS encoding toxin-antitoxin system YwqK family antitoxin: MLPSKMMKTFALGLVFVAPLALAEGQATKGAVNNKLSCPAGTKQFGNADDGLFCRKVDAKDGTLIPHGPYASYFPNGQKRSEGQYVDGFRSGSWTFYNEAGQVTGRTEFQRENYHGKRVLYFANGKPHIVEEYANGRRNGLVQEFSEDGKLVRQAQYRDDQQVAEK, encoded by the coding sequence ATGTTGCCTTCGAAGATGATGAAGACCTTCGCTCTTGGGCTGGTGTTCGTGGCACCTCTTGCCCTTGCCGAGGGACAGGCGACCAAGGGGGCAGTGAACAACAAGCTGAGCTGCCCTGCGGGAACGAAGCAGTTTGGCAATGCGGACGATGGGCTCTTCTGCCGTAAGGTGGACGCCAAGGACGGTACGCTCATCCCGCATGGTCCGTATGCTTCGTACTTCCCCAATGGCCAGAAGCGCTCCGAGGGGCAGTACGTTGACGGCTTCCGTTCCGGCTCGTGGACCTTCTACAACGAGGCGGGTCAGGTGACGGGTCGTACGGAGTTCCAGCGCGAGAACTACCACGGGAAGCGGGTGCTCTACTTCGCCAACGGGAAGCCGCACATCGTCGAGGAGTACGCAAACGGTAGGCGTAACGGCCTCGTTCAGGAGTTCTCCGAGGACGGCAAACTCGTTCGCCAGGCCCAATACCGTGATGATCAGCAGGTTGCCGAGAAGTAG
- a CDS encoding TIGR04552 family protein — translation MGLRELERIRLILRGSSVIDWRRMHFQARDEVDRFLRLCQVDTRQPHDEAWARTVLADAVEYLRRTFDYRVADAVASPEEIHDLFLYASGAKGQPRHRRIACIVLKVMHVIQHIEGRDLLHRLAVSEADLSEMVTANVLRVAQLLRDKGLPVIEFAHSIKTRESLITKLLAKKETVAAQIYDRTRFRIITKTRADILPVVYFLTQHLFPFNFVVPGQTENTLISFKSVLEENPHLQQYAQQLHLDLDYESREEQSRNLFSGSSYRALNFVVDVPLRLDAYLPPPDQDSRERKNRTAFTLVEFQVMDEEIARQNEEGENAHKLYKRRQKRRVLRRLSRGLVVPKRQG, via the coding sequence ATGGGTCTCCGCGAGCTGGAGCGCATCCGGCTCATTCTCCGGGGTAGCTCGGTCATCGACTGGCGGCGGATGCACTTCCAGGCCCGGGATGAGGTTGACCGCTTCCTTCGGCTCTGTCAGGTCGACACCCGTCAGCCTCACGACGAGGCGTGGGCGCGTACGGTGCTCGCCGATGCGGTCGAGTACCTGCGACGAACCTTCGATTACCGCGTCGCGGATGCCGTGGCGAGCCCGGAGGAGATCCACGATCTCTTCCTCTATGCATCGGGTGCAAAGGGGCAGCCGAGGCATCGGCGCATTGCCTGCATCGTGCTCAAGGTGATGCATGTCATCCAGCACATCGAGGGGCGAGACCTGCTTCACCGGTTGGCGGTCTCCGAGGCGGACTTGTCCGAGATGGTGACCGCCAATGTGCTGCGGGTGGCGCAATTGCTTCGCGACAAAGGACTCCCCGTCATCGAGTTCGCCCACTCCATCAAGACGCGCGAGTCACTCATCACCAAGCTGCTGGCCAAGAAGGAGACCGTGGCCGCGCAAATCTATGACCGGACCCGCTTCCGCATCATCACGAAGACGCGCGCTGACATCCTTCCGGTCGTATATTTCCTGACCCAGCACCTGTTCCCTTTCAACTTCGTCGTCCCTGGGCAGACGGAGAACACTCTCATCTCGTTCAAATCCGTGCTCGAGGAGAACCCGCACCTGCAGCAGTACGCGCAGCAACTTCATCTGGACCTCGATTATGAGTCCAGAGAAGAGCAGTCGCGGAACCTCTTCTCCGGGAGTTCCTACCGAGCATTGAACTTCGTCGTGGATGTTCCTCTGCGATTGGACGCGTACCTGCCGCCTCCCGATCAGGATTCTCGCGAGCGTAAGAATCGGACGGCTTTCACGCTCGTGGAGTTCCAGGTGATGGACGAGGAGATTGCTCGTCAAAACGAGGAGGGGGAGAATGCTCACAAACTCTACAAACGAAGGCAGAAGCGGCGCGTGCTGCGCCGCCTCTCCCGAGGGCTTGTCGTTCCAAAGCGGCAAGGCTGA
- a CDS encoding Ig-like domain-containing protein: MSPAQRSSMPTLRRYIPLVLIGLVSACINVPEIEPATDSGTPTNTQPDAGDPGAGDAGAVDVPDSGTQPSGLTVTITAPTGPLYTSGSASISVDVRGGTPELVQLFKDEVELATLSSPYAYTWNTTTETEGNYKITARATKSGRTFTSAPVTIIVDRANLRVSSRSPTPGSTNVDYSTPIQVVFTKAVKAATVSDATVGFAVSGVLAEKTLSLSSDGKTLTITPKARPPLPATFSVSLSSSITDLAGNALVGPGTPWSFELPNWYAFGGPLNAVGGRTLLKDTAMVLDSQSNPVVAWSEELATGGRTSIFVYRWDGNAFTPLGTPLNSTPSGSAYKPALALDGNGNPVVAWQESDGFNENIYVKRWNGSTWQSIGTGGLSAVDDTRPNPTPTPARNPSLAVHGNEIYVAWDEVSIDEITVIHVQKSVDGGAFVGVGPNGGMINAVYDFTNGSKPSLVLDSNGQPIVAFHEQTLNESHIANIYVMRFQPNGSWAYAVPPFYGNDTTGYVSGGLSASSGDTPAKDCSLSIDAQNNLYLAWSEETLINGPQDIQVYRSTGPQSWERIGSPLSAFDGFSFAIQPRIQVTPSGKLFVTWIEFDGTIESTHQNLFASHWDNQTWNTLTTQDGINEGQNINIHPMLAIDFSGRPVIAWHNGHVIGGDFAGDYLYVRRYNN; this comes from the coding sequence ATGAGCCCTGCACAGCGGAGCAGCATGCCAACCCTCAGACGCTATATCCCCCTGGTCCTCATCGGACTGGTCTCCGCATGCATCAACGTGCCGGAGATCGAGCCCGCTACTGATTCGGGAACGCCAACAAACACACAACCGGACGCGGGAGACCCGGGCGCAGGTGACGCTGGAGCGGTGGATGTGCCCGACTCGGGTACACAGCCGAGCGGTCTGACCGTCACGATCACCGCCCCTACTGGCCCCCTCTACACCAGCGGTTCCGCGTCCATCTCCGTCGATGTGCGAGGAGGAACGCCGGAACTGGTGCAGCTCTTCAAGGATGAGGTGGAGCTCGCAACGCTCTCCTCGCCCTATGCATACACCTGGAACACCACGACCGAGACCGAGGGCAATTACAAAATCACGGCTCGCGCAACCAAGTCAGGCCGCACGTTCACGAGCGCGCCCGTGACCATCATCGTCGACCGCGCCAATCTGCGTGTCTCCTCGCGTTCACCTACGCCCGGCTCGACCAATGTAGACTACAGCACGCCCATTCAAGTGGTCTTCACCAAGGCCGTGAAGGCGGCAACCGTCAGTGATGCCACCGTGGGCTTCGCTGTCTCTGGAGTGCTGGCTGAAAAGACGCTCTCGCTATCGAGCGACGGAAAGACGCTGACCATTACGCCCAAGGCAAGACCGCCTCTGCCCGCGACATTCTCGGTCAGCCTGAGTAGCAGCATTACCGATCTGGCCGGAAATGCGCTCGTGGGACCAGGCACACCGTGGAGCTTCGAGCTTCCCAACTGGTACGCATTTGGCGGACCGTTGAATGCGGTAGGAGGGCGCACCCTCCTGAAGGACACCGCCATGGTCCTCGATAGCCAGAGCAACCCTGTGGTCGCCTGGAGTGAAGAGCTCGCGACTGGCGGCAGGACATCCATTTTCGTCTACCGTTGGGATGGCAATGCCTTTACTCCGCTAGGCACTCCCCTGAATAGCACGCCATCTGGGTCCGCGTACAAACCAGCACTGGCGCTTGATGGCAACGGGAACCCTGTCGTTGCGTGGCAGGAATCAGACGGTTTCAACGAGAACATCTACGTCAAGCGCTGGAATGGGTCCACCTGGCAATCCATAGGAACAGGAGGCCTCTCCGCCGTGGACGACACTCGTCCCAACCCAACTCCGACACCGGCACGCAATCCATCCCTCGCGGTGCACGGAAATGAAATCTACGTTGCATGGGATGAAGTAAGCATTGATGAAATCACCGTGATCCATGTCCAGAAGTCAGTTGACGGTGGTGCATTCGTCGGCGTAGGCCCCAATGGAGGCATGATCAACGCTGTCTACGACTTCACGAACGGCTCCAAGCCTTCGCTCGTGTTGGACAGCAACGGTCAACCCATCGTGGCCTTCCACGAGCAGACTCTAAACGAAAGTCATATCGCGAACATCTACGTCATGCGATTCCAACCGAACGGCTCTTGGGCCTATGCCGTACCACCATTCTACGGTAACGATACGACTGGTTACGTATCAGGCGGACTCAGCGCATCCAGTGGAGATACGCCGGCCAAGGACTGCTCATTGAGCATTGACGCCCAGAACAATTTGTATCTGGCTTGGTCGGAAGAGACCCTCATAAATGGCCCGCAGGATATCCAAGTCTACCGTTCCACGGGTCCTCAATCCTGGGAGCGAATTGGGAGTCCTCTTAGCGCATTCGACGGCTTCAGCTTTGCCATTCAACCGCGCATTCAAGTGACTCCCTCTGGAAAGCTTTTCGTCACATGGATAGAGTTCGATGGGACCATTGAATCAACGCATCAAAATCTATTTGCCAGTCACTGGGACAATCAAACCTGGAACACCTTGACCACTCAAGACGGCATCAATGAGGGTCAAAACATCAATATACACCCCATGCTAGCAATCGACTTCTCCGGAAGACCCGTGATCGCCTGGCATAATGGCCATGTTATTGGCGGTGACTTCGCTGGGGACTACCTCTACGTACGCCGGTACAACAATTAG
- the ffh gene encoding signal recognition particle protein: protein MLETVAKGFRAAKNRLAGKSEITPEMVDESLRDIRVSLLEADVAFDVVKKFVARVREKAVGEVVQTTITDKAGRKHRVSAGDHFVKICHDELEALMGPVDTSLQLKPKDQVSGIMMVGLQGSGKTTTTGKLASKLLKEGRKPLLVAADIYRPAAVDQLKVLGERLKVPVYFEPNVPPPELAKRGYAAAREQKCDVVLIDTAGRLAIDEALMTELEAIKGNVRPDNILLVCDAMIGQDAVRTAAEFDRRLSLDGFILTKLDGDARGGAALSIKEVTGKPIKFLGMGESMDKLEEFRPDGLASRILGFGDIVGLMKDFEGVVDEKKAAEDAQKLLSGNFTMKDFVEQIRMVRRMGPLKDLLEKFPLFGELTEQLNPDEKELTKIEAMYDSMTEQERLRPNLITDSRVKRISKGSGRKPEEVRELLQKFGMMQQVMGTIGQNPGLLGRIPGFRQMGQLAQMKNMDMSSIFGKDPKMMEKAMAGMGMGGMPMQLPQIAPGYTPPMGQAAMAKARMMGYAPPSAAGAKSENKDAIKERRKREKENKKKNRKKK from the coding sequence ATGCTTGAAACCGTCGCCAAGGGCTTCCGCGCCGCCAAGAACCGCCTTGCGGGCAAGAGTGAGATCACCCCCGAGATGGTGGATGAGTCGCTGCGTGACATCCGCGTCTCCCTGTTGGAGGCCGACGTCGCCTTCGATGTGGTGAAGAAGTTCGTCGCGCGAGTGCGCGAGAAGGCCGTCGGAGAGGTCGTGCAGACGACCATCACGGACAAGGCTGGCCGCAAGCACCGCGTCAGTGCGGGCGACCACTTCGTGAAGATCTGCCACGACGAGCTCGAGGCCCTGATGGGTCCGGTGGACACGAGCCTCCAGCTCAAGCCCAAGGACCAGGTCAGCGGCATCATGATGGTGGGTCTGCAGGGGTCGGGTAAGACGACGACCACGGGCAAGCTCGCCAGCAAGCTGCTCAAGGAGGGGCGCAAACCCCTGCTGGTGGCGGCGGACATCTACCGTCCGGCGGCCGTGGACCAGCTCAAGGTACTGGGCGAGCGGCTGAAGGTGCCGGTGTACTTCGAGCCCAACGTGCCGCCGCCGGAGCTGGCGAAGCGCGGGTACGCCGCGGCGCGTGAGCAGAAGTGCGACGTGGTGCTCATCGACACCGCGGGCCGCCTGGCCATCGACGAGGCACTGATGACCGAGCTGGAGGCCATCAAGGGCAACGTCCGGCCGGACAACATCCTACTGGTGTGCGACGCGATGATTGGCCAGGACGCGGTGCGCACGGCGGCCGAGTTCGATCGGCGCCTGAGCCTGGACGGCTTCATCCTCACCAAGCTGGACGGTGACGCGCGTGGTGGCGCGGCGCTGTCCATCAAGGAGGTGACGGGCAAGCCCATCAAGTTCCTGGGCATGGGCGAGTCGATGGACAAGCTCGAGGAGTTCCGTCCGGACGGTCTGGCGAGCCGCATTCTTGGCTTCGGCGACATCGTGGGCCTGATGAAGGACTTCGAGGGGGTCGTCGACGAGAAGAAGGCGGCGGAGGACGCGCAGAAGCTGCTGTCGGGCAACTTCACGATGAAGGACTTCGTCGAGCAGATCCGCATGGTGCGGCGGATGGGCCCGCTGAAGGATCTGCTGGAGAAGTTCCCGCTCTTCGGCGAGCTGACCGAGCAGCTGAACCCGGACGAGAAGGAGCTGACGAAGATCGAGGCGATGTACGACTCGATGACGGAGCAGGAGCGCCTGCGTCCGAACCTCATCACCGACAGCCGGGTGAAGCGCATCTCGAAGGGTAGCGGCCGCAAGCCGGAGGAGGTGCGCGAGCTGCTGCAGAAGTTCGGGATGATGCAGCAGGTGATGGGGACGATCGGCCAGAACCCGGGCCTGCTGGGGCGGATCCCCGGCTTCCGGCAGATGGGTCAGCTGGCGCAGATGAAGAACATGGACATGTCGAGCATCTTCGGAAAGGACCCGAAGATGATGGAGAAGGCGATGGCCGGCATGGGCATGGGCGGGATGCCGATGCAGCTGCCGCAGATCGCCCCCGGCTACACGCCCCCGATGGGCCAGGCGGCCATGGCGAAGGCGCGCATGATGGGCTACGCCCCGCCCTCGGCCGCGGGCGCCAAGTCCGAGAACAAGGACGCCATCAAGGAGCGCCGCAAGCGCGAGAAGGAAAACAAGAAGAAGAACCGGAAGAAGAAGTAG
- a CDS encoding GNAT family N-acetyltransferase yields MEDLNDCHRLYVDIDWADKAVSEEENLKRRREWLEWTVRNYEQLALLYQPPYGERAIEDKESGRFVGLVGLVPLLAPFGQLPSFGGVEGARFSAEVGLFWALTPARQRQGYATEAAHALVDHAFGTLKLGRILAGTQRDNRASIAVMRRLGMRIEENPYPEPPWFEVTGILEAGR; encoded by the coding sequence ATGGAAGACCTGAACGATTGCCACCGGCTCTACGTCGACATCGACTGGGCGGACAAGGCGGTGAGCGAGGAGGAGAACCTGAAGCGGCGCCGCGAGTGGCTGGAGTGGACCGTCCGCAACTATGAGCAGCTGGCGCTCCTGTACCAGCCCCCGTACGGCGAGCGGGCGATCGAGGACAAGGAGAGCGGGCGCTTCGTGGGTCTCGTGGGCCTGGTCCCCCTGCTGGCCCCCTTCGGACAGCTGCCCTCTTTTGGTGGAGTGGAAGGCGCGCGTTTCTCCGCGGAGGTCGGGCTCTTCTGGGCGCTGACGCCGGCGCGGCAACGGCAGGGGTACGCCACGGAAGCCGCTCACGCCCTGGTGGACCACGCCTTCGGCACCTTGAAGCTGGGCCGGATACTGGCCGGGACGCAGCGCGACAACAGGGCCTCCATCGCGGTCATGCGTCGGCTGGGGATGCGAATCGAGGAGAATCCGTATCCGGAGCCACCCTGGTTCGAGGTGACCGGCATCCTGGAAGCAGGCCGGTAA